A window of Candidatus Methylomirabilota bacterium contains these coding sequences:
- a CDS encoding ABC transporter permease has product MNARLQSLWKTRELSTLFVLALEVAFFTWYLWPEGERSHPFFNLGNGVLILKYSSLYGIAAIGAAMVIISGGVDLAPGAVMALAGVVTGHLFAIQGYPLSVGVAAGIFTGLLSGILTAMLVVLVNLPPFIATLGVMGIARGIAFIITEGRFFDLSSRLPAGWKPFGLPADWLAPIVLVLLAAVFQYLMQRFQWGRAIFAIGGNETAALFSGIRVGKVKASVYIVAAVLAALSGVILVVIQGQGRADLATGYELDIIASAVVGGASLTGGRGSVVGAVLGTLIFGVLRNALPQIPGATFYDRLIVGVVVVVIVVVDQFIARKGA; this is encoded by the coding sequence ATGAACGCGCGGCTCCAGTCGCTCTGGAAGACCCGCGAGCTGAGCACGCTGTTCGTCCTCGCGCTCGAGGTCGCGTTCTTCACCTGGTACCTGTGGCCCGAAGGGGAACGCTCCCATCCGTTCTTCAACCTGGGCAACGGCGTCCTGATCCTGAAGTACTCCTCGCTGTACGGCATCGCCGCCATCGGCGCAGCCATGGTCATCATCTCCGGCGGAGTGGACCTCGCGCCGGGGGCGGTGATGGCGCTGGCGGGGGTGGTCACCGGGCACCTGTTCGCCATCCAGGGCTATCCGCTGTCGGTCGGGGTCGCGGCGGGGATCTTCACCGGGCTGCTCTCGGGCATCCTGACCGCGATGCTCGTGGTGCTCGTCAACCTGCCCCCGTTCATCGCCACCCTGGGCGTGATGGGGATCGCGCGCGGCATCGCCTTCATCATCACCGAGGGACGCTTCTTCGACCTGTCGAGCCGTCTGCCCGCGGGCTGGAAGCCCTTCGGCCTCCCCGCCGACTGGCTGGCGCCCATCGTCCTCGTGCTGCTGGCGGCCGTGTTCCAGTACCTGATGCAGCGATTCCAGTGGGGCCGCGCCATCTTCGCCATAGGCGGCAACGAGACAGCCGCGCTGTTTTCCGGCATCCGTGTCGGGAAGGTGAAGGCTTCGGTGTACATTGTCGCGGCCGTCCTCGCCGCGCTGTCGGGGGTGATCCTGGTCGTCATCCAGGGGCAGGGGCGGGCCGACCTGGCCACGGGGTATGAGCTGGACATCATCGCCTCGGCCGTCGTGGGCGGGGCCAGCCTCACCGGAGGGCGCGGGTCGGTCGTGGGGGCGGTGCTGGGCACGCTCATCTTCGGCGTGCTGCGCAACGCCCTGCCCCAGATCCCGGGGGCGACCTTCTACGACCGGTTGATCGTGGGGGTGGTGGTGGTGGTGATCGTGGTCGTCGACCAGTTCATCGCGCGGAAAGGAGCATGA
- a CDS encoding mandelate racemase/muconate lactonizing enzyme family protein, with the protein MKITKVTPLVLGTAWRDLIFLKVETDEGLVGLGEARALNRLDAILGYLTGAVPRYVLGSDPFEIEKLVHRMLRDDFARTGETAMTGIAMVEIACWDIVGQALGQPVYRLLGGAVRERIKAYANGWYTVERTPEEFHAAARRAVARGYRALKLDPFGAGFYELEQAEKNRVVALVEAVRDAVGDEVQIFIEMHGRFNPATAVEMTRELALFKPGWVEEPVPPENLAALKKAAEAIAPLGIPVATGERLHSVYEFRELFECQAADIIQPDITHFGGILNVKKLAAWAEAYYVLVAPHNVGGPVSTAAALHLAAATPNFKIQEHFNDFAEAYVKDAAPGLPEVKDGFFALPTGPGLGVKLDEDVIRAHPRQDAHFNLFAEDWHKRRPNA; encoded by the coding sequence ATGAAGATCACGAAGGTCACGCCCCTCGTCCTCGGCACCGCCTGGCGGGACCTGATCTTCCTCAAGGTGGAGACCGACGAGGGACTCGTGGGCCTGGGCGAGGCCCGCGCGCTGAACCGCCTCGACGCCATCCTCGGCTACCTGACGGGCGCCGTTCCCCGATACGTCCTGGGCAGCGACCCCTTCGAGATCGAGAAGCTCGTCCATCGGATGCTGCGCGACGACTTCGCCCGGACCGGCGAGACGGCCATGACCGGCATCGCGATGGTCGAGATCGCCTGCTGGGACATCGTGGGCCAGGCCCTCGGGCAGCCCGTCTATCGCCTTCTCGGCGGGGCCGTCCGCGAACGCATCAAGGCCTACGCCAATGGCTGGTACACCGTCGAGCGCACGCCGGAGGAGTTCCACGCCGCCGCGCGGCGGGCGGTGGCCCGGGGCTACCGGGCCCTGAAGCTCGATCCCTTCGGCGCCGGCTTCTACGAGCTGGAGCAGGCGGAGAAGAACAGGGTGGTGGCTTTGGTAGAGGCAGTGCGGGACGCGGTCGGGGACGAAGTCCAGATCTTCATCGAGATGCACGGGCGCTTCAACCCCGCGACCGCAGTGGAGATGACGCGCGAGCTGGCCCTCTTCAAGCCGGGCTGGGTGGAGGAGCCGGTCCCGCCCGAGAACCTCGCCGCCCTGAAGAAGGCGGCAGAGGCCATCGCCCCCCTCGGCATCCCGGTCGCCACCGGGGAGCGCCTCCACAGCGTCTATGAGTTCCGCGAGCTCTTCGAATGCCAGGCCGCCGACATCATCCAGCCCGACATCACGCACTTCGGAGGGATCCTCAACGTCAAGAAGCTTGCGGCATGGGCGGAGGCCTACTACGTGCTCGTGGCGCCACACAACGTCGGCGGACCCGTCTCGACCGCCGCCGCCCTGCACCTGGCCGCGGCCACCCCGAACTTCAAGATCCAGGAGCACTTCAACGACTTCGCGGAGGCGTACGTGAAGGACGCCGCCCCCGGCCTGCCCGAGGTGAAGGACGGCTTTTTCGCCCTGCCCACCGGCCCCGGCCTCGGCGTCAAGCTCGACGAGGACGTCATCCGCGCCCACCCCCGCCAGGACGCCCACTTCAACCTCTTCGCGGAGGACTGGCACAAGCGCCGGCCGAACGCCTAG
- a CDS encoding zinc-binding dehydrogenase, with product TGGAGADVVFEAAGSETAVSLALDLARRGGTVVLSGIAGGSRRMFLEADVFALKDLRVDGVFAYTTASFDQALRIIESGQLDVRPLVTHTLPLREFEKAFDLLSNRPEPVVKVMLRP from the coding sequence GACGGGGGGAGCGGGGGCCGACGTCGTCTTCGAAGCGGCGGGAAGCGAGACGGCGGTGAGCCTCGCCCTGGACCTCGCCCGGCGCGGAGGCACGGTCGTCCTCTCCGGCATCGCCGGCGGCAGCCGGCGAATGTTCCTGGAGGCCGACGTCTTCGCCCTCAAGGACCTGCGCGTCGACGGTGTGTTCGCCTACACGACGGCCAGCTTCGACCAGGCGCTCCGCATCATCGAGTCCGGCCAGCTCGACGTGAGGCCCCTCGTCACTCATACGCTCCCCCTGCGGGAGTTCGAGAAGGCCTTCGATCTGCTCAGCAACCGGCCGGAGCCCGTGGTGAAGGTGATGCTCAGGCCGTGA
- a CDS encoding sugar-binding protein: MHRVAARFLVVAAAVALVSGACGKKEEAAAPAGSPPAKKYRFAVMPKALNLPVFTYARTGAERAAKELGNVEVLWRASDNADPLRQKEILESFITQGVDGIAISCTSADLLNDPINKAMDAGIPVVTWDSDAPRSKRIAFWGVDDLASGRIMGEEAAKLTGGKGKVALMTSLGAENLGRRLEGVKESLKKYPDMKVVETYDIKEDPTRSAEMIASGMNRYPDLAVWISVGGWPIFVRNALDPIDPAKTKFVCFDTVPPAPDLLKSGKVQVLIGQKYFGWGSEPVKLLAGIKEGRMPSQKIIDSGVDVVTKDNVDAYLEQWKKWEKGED; the protein is encoded by the coding sequence ATGCACCGAGTGGCGGCGCGTTTCCTCGTCGTGGCGGCGGCGGTGGCCCTGGTGTCCGGGGCGTGCGGGAAGAAGGAAGAGGCCGCGGCGCCGGCCGGGAGCCCCCCGGCGAAGAAGTACCGCTTCGCGGTCATGCCCAAGGCGCTGAACCTGCCCGTCTTCACCTATGCGCGCACGGGCGCGGAGAGGGCGGCCAAGGAGCTGGGCAACGTCGAGGTGCTCTGGCGCGCGTCGGACAACGCCGACCCCCTCCGGCAGAAGGAGATCCTCGAGTCGTTCATCACGCAGGGTGTCGACGGCATCGCGATCTCGTGCACCAGCGCCGACCTGCTCAACGACCCCATCAACAAGGCCATGGATGCCGGCATCCCCGTCGTCACGTGGGACTCGGACGCGCCGCGCTCGAAGCGCATCGCGTTCTGGGGTGTGGACGACCTCGCTTCGGGCCGGATCATGGGCGAAGAAGCGGCCAAGCTCACCGGGGGCAAGGGCAAGGTCGCGCTCATGACCAGCCTGGGGGCCGAGAACCTGGGCCGCCGACTCGAGGGCGTGAAGGAGAGCTTGAAAAAGTACCCGGACATGAAGGTGGTCGAGACGTACGACATCAAGGAGGACCCGACACGCTCCGCGGAGATGATCGCCAGCGGCATGAACCGCTACCCCGACCTCGCGGTGTGGATCTCGGTCGGCGGCTGGCCCATCTTCGTGCGCAACGCCCTGGACCCCATCGACCCCGCCAAGACCAAGTTCGTCTGCTTCGACACCGTGCCCCCCGCTCCCGACCTGCTCAAGTCGGGAAAGGTGCAGGTCCTCATCGGCCAGAAGTACTTCGGCTGGGGCAGCGAGCCGGTGAAGCTCCTCGCCGGCATCAAGGAAGGCCGCATGCCGTCGCAGAAGATCATCGACTCCGGCGTGGACGTGGTCACGAAGGACAACGTGGACGCCTACCTCGAGCAGTGGAAGAAGTGGGAGAAGGGGGAGGACTAA